In Nitrospirota bacterium, a single genomic region encodes these proteins:
- a CDS encoding LapA family protein, which yields MVTLFFAFLLALLTAVFALQNTAPVTVRFLMWEYESSLVIVILSSATLGAALAFLLSLGPRWRRARETSRLLETIETQGARIRELQDQLSGTPPTSSPPDG from the coding sequence ATGGTGACGCTGTTCTTTGCATTCCTCCTGGCTTTGCTGACCGCGGTCTTTGCCCTGCAGAACACGGCCCCCGTGACCGTGCGGTTCCTGATGTGGGAATACGAGAGTTCGCTCGTGATCGTCATCCTCTCGTCGGCGACGTTGGGCGCGGCGCTCGCGTTCCTCCTGTCGCTCGGTCCCCGTTGGCGACGAGCCCGCGAGACGTCGAGGTTGCTGGAGACCATCGAGACCCAGGGAGCGCGCATCCGCGAACTCCAAGATCAACTCAGCGGGACACCCCCGACGTCCTCCCCTCCCGACGGCTGA
- a CDS encoding cbb3-type cytochrome c oxidase N-terminal domain-containing protein gives MSEREAERVYHYRHAGIRERDGAVPIWLKLVVLGLLIWSVYYLIQYWSPA, from the coding sequence ATGAGCGAGCGCGAGGCGGAGCGGGTCTACCACTACCGGCATGCGGGCATCCGCGAGCGGGACGGAGCCGTTCCCATATGGCTCAAGTTGGTGGTCCTGGGGCTCCTCATCTGGAGCGTCTATTACCTGATCCAGTATTGGAGCCCGGCTTGA